The Cycloclasticus sp. genomic sequence TTTAACCAGCAACGCATCTTCTTCAGCCATTTTCTTTTTATAGAATTTAAGACCAAAGAAAACAGCTGCGGCCAACAATAAGTTGATAAGTAACACGATGCCGCCTATCAACATCCAACTAGAGCCTTCTTCTTCCATCACTTCTTCAGGGGGTGGCAGGCCGTCCCCGCCGACCACAATTTTTGACAAATCCGGGCATTGAAGAATACGCTCTTCCGTCACGCCCTCCTCAGGCAAAACAATACCGGCATCTGCCAGTACCTTATCGAAAACTGGGTTAATTTCCACATAGTCAATTTTAGGCTTTGGTTTGACGTGAAATGACAACGCTTCTATCCGCTCAAAAGTATTGCCTGTCGCTCTAACAATTAATTCATACGGACCCACTTTTAATTCTTTTCCAACATCCGCAAAGAAATAACCGTTGGTGATCATATCCTGAGCCATCGGAATGATATCTTTATCACCGCGTTTATTTGTTATCTCGACTGTAGCGTCGATCACGTCCAATATATTGCTATTTCTTAGCAAGCGACCCTTATCTGTCATCAGCATTCTTATCCGAGTACCGGACTCTGCAAATATCTCTTTTGGCATATCTTCAACAGCCATCTGTAAGTTGGTTGTGATGAAAATTTCATTGCTAGGGTCTGCTGGTGCTATCAACCTCCACTCACCCTCGATTGGCTTGGTGACTGTTACGATGTCATATTTCTTCTCACGATGCCAACTCACACCAACTCTATTACTAGAACTGCCAAAATCCATCCCATCAGGGTCATCAAGCTGGGTCGAGCCAAATCCTTTTTTTCTAAAAACGACCGCTGTAAATTGTCGAACTGTTTCATCAACAGTAAATTTATTGGCCACTAACGGAATACTATTTTTCTCAACGAGGCGTTTATTTACCCGTAATAGGGCGCGTTCGAGTTGTGCCGATGTTTTTGCTACGTCAAACCACCCCAAGGTATCACTCGCAATGGTATCCAAAAATTCAATATCCGCATCTTCAGAAAAAGCCACTGTATGTACGCTTACACCAGCTGCCTTTAAGCGTGTTACTTGGTAATTCAACACCCGGGCTTTCGATGCGGCATTCCCTTTCTTCGTTTTCCCAGAGGTTATCTTGCCATCGGTTAACAGGACAATATGCCGGCGTGCATTTTTATCTTTTGCCACCCAATCCAATGATGCCACCGCCAACGCCCTTTCAAGATCCAGCTTTTTACCTGATGAGTGAATTTCATCTAACTTCTTCAACGCCTGTTTTTTCCATGAGATACCTGACTTACCAGGTTTCATTATTTGTGTTGTGGTGTCGTCGAACATCCAAATACCTGCATTCGCATTGTTTGGTAACAACTTAATAAATAATTTGAGTGCCGCGACTCGGTGATTGTCCGGATCACTAATTTTCATTCTTTCCGACACGTCAACCAACACACGAACGTCTAATGATTTACTTTTAATCTTATTAAAGGTAGCAGACTGCGCAAATGGGATTATCAGCACACAGAGTAAAAAACTAGATAGGGAAAAATGCTTAATATTTTTCATGAGTCTTTAGGGCGCTATCTCAAGCACTAATGGGGTTAATAATGTACGTGAACTTTATATCGGCTAAGTTATGAATAACTTAAATATAAAGGGCGCTTTGAATTTATTAACCCAAACCAATGAACTTTAAAGACAGTCGAACTCAAAGAAAACGATACGGCTAATGAAGATAGCCGCAACGCAAAATATAACCTTTTAGCCGTTCCTTGTAGCTAAAACAGTCACTGCCGGTAGCGCTTTGCCTTCTAAAAACTCTAAAAAGGCACCACCACCTGTAGAAATATAGGACACTTTATCGGCAATATTGTATTTATCAACCGCCGCCAAGGTGTCGCCACCACCTGCTATTGAGAAGCCATCACTGTCCGCAATGGCTTGCGCGAGTGTTTTTGTGCCTTCGGCAAATTGATCAAACTCGAAAACACCTAATGGGCCGTTCCAAACAATCGTACCAGCCGCTTTAACAATGTCTGCATATTGCTTTGCTGTCTGCGGACCCACGTCCAAAATCAAGTCATCTTCTTCAACGTCTTTTACTAGCTTTACCGTTGCCGCTGCCTTTTCTGAAAATGCCTTGGCGCACACCACATCAACGGGGACTGGAATGCTCGCACCATTTTTTTCGGCCTTTAGCATCAGTGCTCTTGCTTCATCAAGCAAGTCAGGCTCATATAACGATTTACCAACAGAGTAACCCTGTGCAGCGATAAATGTATTGGCGATGCCGCCACCAACAATTAGTTGATCGACTTTGTCTAACATCGAATCAAGAACCGTCAGTTTTGTTGAAACCTTTGCCCCACCAACAATCGCCAACATAGGTTGAGCAGGCTCAAACAGAGCTTTGCCTAGCGCCTCTAGCTCGGCGGCTAATAGCGGCCCAGCACAAGCAGTGGCTGCAAACTTGGCAACGCCATGAGTCGATGCTTGCGCACGGTGCGCAGTACCGAAGGCATCCATGACAAACACGTCACATAAGGCAGCCATCTTCTTAGCAAGGCTTTCGTCGTCCTTTTTTTCGCCCACATTAAAACGCACGTTTTCACACAAAATAATATCGCCGGGCTCACCCTCAATACCGTCAATCCAGTCTTTCTCTAGCCGAACAGGTAAGTTCAATAAGCCCGATAAATGTTCAGCAACCGGCTTTAAGCTAAATGCCTCATCATATTGACCTTCTGTTGGACGACCAATATGCGACATCAACATCACCATCGCACCAGCGGCATGAGCTTGTTGAATAGTCGGTAGGCTGGCACGAATTCGCGCGTCACTCGTGACTTTGCCATCTTTTATCGGCACATTCAGGTCCTGCCTAATAAGCACCCGTTTAGTCGATAAATTAATGTCTTTCATATTGCTAACAGGCATAACTGAACTCTGTATTATTAGGTTTAGATAAGAACGACTGTCCTACAAAAGGGCTTTAGCCGCCGCCGCTAATTTGCTCGCTGTGATGCCAAAGTGTTCAAACAGATCTTTAGCCGGTGCTGACTCGCCAAAGCAATCCATACCAATCACCGCGCCATTCAAGCCGACATATTTATACCAAAGGCCAGTTGAGCCCGCTTCAATCGCCGCTCTTGCAGTTACTGACGACGGTAATACGGATTCTTTATACGCAGCGTCTTGTTTATCAAAAATATCCGTACACGGCATAGAAACAACCCGAACCTTAATACCATCGGAGGTTAATGTTTCTGCAGCCGCTGTGGCTAGCTCAACTTCGGAACCCGTAGCAATTAAGATCAGTTGTGGCTCGCCATCACAGTCTTTTAAGACATAACCGCCTTTGGAAATAGCCGTTAACTGTTGTGATGAACGATCTTGGTGCTGCACATTTTGACGCGTAAAAATAAGCGCTGACGGGGTGTTTTCACTTTCCACCGCACACTTCCACGCAACCGCAGATTCAACCGCATCACATGGACGCCAAACGTCTAAGTTTGGTATAAGCCGTAAACTTGAAACATGTTCAATAGATTGATGTGTTGGCCCATCTTCACCCAAACCAATCGAATCATGTGTATAGACAAAAATATTCTTCAGCTTCATCAACGCCGCCATACGAACCGCGTTACGGGCGTAGTCGGAGAATGTTAAAAAAGTCGCACCATAAGGAATAAAGCCGCCGTGTAAAGCAATGCCGTTTTGGATGGCACTCATACCAAATTCACGCACGCCGTAATGCAAGTAATTACCATTAGCATTACCAGCGTCCACATCGGTACAACCTGACCACTCAGTTAAATTCGAACCTGTTAAATCGGCCGAACCGCCCAAAAATTCAGGCAGCAAAGGACCAAAACTATTAAGCGTATTCAGCGATGCTTTACGCGACGCAATGGTTTCGCCCGCTTGCTGCGCGGCTTCAACAAATGCGTTAGACCTTTCTTCCCAATCGTCGGCCAACTCGCCAGACAAACGGCGTAACAATTCATCCGCCAATTCGGGGTGTGCTCCCACATAAGCCTCTAGCAACTCTTCCCACTTAGATTCTGCTTGCTCGCCTTTATCATTGGCGTCCCACGCGTCTTTAATATCCTTAGGGATTTCAAACGCCGGCTCAGTCCAGCCTAAGGCTTTTCTAGTTTCAGCAATTTCCTCTGCACCTAATGGCGCACCATGCACATGGTGCGTGCCCGCTTTATTCGGCGCACCAGAGCCAATCACTGTTTTACAACAAATCAGTGTTGGCTTATTTGTTTCTGCCTTCGCTTGCTTAATAGCTTGTCTAATGTCATCGGCATTATGTCCGTCAACACCACGAACCACATGCCAACCATAAGATTCAAAACGCGCCGGCGTATCATCGGTAAACCAACCTTCTACATCGCCATCAATAGAGATACCATTATCATCCCAAAATGCGACAAGCTTTCCTAAACCCAACGTGCCCGCGTACGAACAAGCCTCGTGTGAAATGCCTTCCATCAAACAGCCATCACCCATAAAGGTATAGGTGTAATGATCAATCACATCAAAGTTAGGTTGATTAAATTGCGCCGCTAACACCTTTTCTGCCAACGCCATACCAACGGCATTGGTGACGCCTTGGCCTAATGGCCCCGTGGTGGTTTCAACCCCCGGCGCATAACCGTATTCAGGGTGACCGGGTGTTTTTGAATGGAGTTGACGGAAATTACGCAATTCCTCAATATCTAAATCGTAACCGGATAGATGCAATAGGGAATACAGCAACATCGAGCCGTGGCCGTTCGACAACACAAAACGGTCTCGGTTTACCCAATGCGGGTTAGCCGGGTTGTGAGATAAGAAGTCGTTCCATAATACTTCTGCGATATCCGCCATACCCATCGGCGCACCTGGGTGGCCTGAGTTAGCTTGTTGAACAGCGTCCATACTAAGGACACGAATGGCGTTTGCCAGAGTTTGGCGAGGAGGTAATTGGCTCATGGTCGTTGCTTATTTAGTGGGTTTTAAAATCAACGCCGTAGGCAATGATTTGTGAACGCGCAATTTTACACTGAACTGCGAAGAAGAGAAACCGCTAGTCCTCCACGTTACTTTCTGCTCCCGCCTTCTCTTTCGCTTATTGCACTTTCCACCGGTCTAGTAGGTTAAAATAGGCGCCCAAGACACAGGGCAACATCCGCCGCTAGGTCAGTCTTCCGGACTCCGATCTTATAGAGTTTGGGAGTTTTCTTTCACATGAATAGAGCCTTCCCTCTGACTCTTACTTAAAAGCACTTTTAGTTACTATATTGCCCATCAATTTTCCCATGCTAAAAATCAAAGCTACAAACAGCATAAAGACACAAGTATGGATATAATAGTTTATGCCCATGTTAGGCTTGATTATCGCATTACAAGGAAATATAGTCCTACTATGTATAGGCATTACAGGAAAAAACCATTCCCGATAACATCTAGTTATGTGTTTTACTCCAAAACCAGCATATTTAAATTAAAATAAGAGAATTTTAATGGCAAAGCCAAATTACACTTTTGAAAAGCGGCAAAAAGAGCTTGCGAAAAAAAAGAAAAAGGAAGAAAAACGTCTAAAAAAAATGGGCCAAGGTTCTGAAGAAGCTCACGCCGAACAGCCTCCATTAACGGGTGACCAGGATACCCCTATTGATAGTGACAGCTAATACAAAAACCTGAGAATATCGAAATTCGACACCCAACCGATGAATTGGAGTCGTGAATACATAATCTTTCATCAAAACACTAAAGGAAACAACATGAGTAAAGGTACAGTTAAGTGGTTCAACGCCGATAAAGGCTTTGGTTTTATTACACCTGAAGATGGCGGCAAAGATCTTTTTGTTCATCATTCAGAAATTCAAAGTGGTGGCGGTTTTGCAACACTTAATGATGGGCAAGAAGTAGAGTATGAAGTTGGCCAAGGTCAAAAAGGGCCGTGTGCAAATAAAGTTATTCCTCTTTAGGTTGTAGCACATAACCAGAAAAATCAGCGGACGCATAAAACTGCGCCGCTGATTTAAAGGTTAGTTCGGAATTATATCCACTTAATAGAGCAGCCCATACTCGGTATTTGTTCGGCTGGGCCTTTACCTGTTTTAGCGACAAGTAACATGGCTTCAAGCAAATCTCTTTTTACATCGCCAACATTAGAGTCTTTGCCCGCTTCATCTAGTCGCCCGCGGTATTGCAACTGCGATTGACTGTTATAACCGAAAAAGTCGGGCGTACAAATTGCACCGTAGTCTTTTGCTACTTGTTGCGTTGTATCTATTAAATAAGGGAAGTTATAACCTTTTTCTTTAGCAATTATTTGCATGCTCTCAAACGAGTCTGCTGGGTAGTCGCTTGGGTCATTAGACATAATCGCTACTACGCCAATACCCTGTTCTTGCAACACGGTCACATCTTCGAGCAAACGCTGTTGAATAGCTTTGACGTAAGGGCAATGGTTACAGATAAACATAACCAGTAAACCCTTTTTACCGGCGCACTCATCACGCGTCCAGCGCTTCCCATCAACCCCTAATAAATTAAAGTCTGGCGCTAAGAGGCCAACGTCACAAACTGGCGTATGCAACAACGTCATGCTTTTATTCAGTCCAGCGCATTAAACAAAAAAAGCCCGCCCAAACCACCCAATGCCCACGTAACAACAGGCGCATCGCCTAGCATAAGAGGTGAAAAACCGTCCAAGCCCAATATAATGGCAGCTGAAATAAGCATGCTGCCACCACAAATAGCGAGAATATTCTTACGATGGTTTCGCGCCATTTGCTGCTTGATTTCTTCTAATTGCTTAGACTTCCATCTTACTTCAAGCTCGCCTTTAGCGGCATCACTCAGCACCTGATACATCATTTCCGGCAATTCAGGTAACTTTTCAGCCATTATTGGCAAGTGTGCTTTTAGCTTATTGAACGTCGCTTTGGGGCCAATCCGATTTTTATACCACTCTTCCAAATAGGGTTTGGCCGTTTGCCATAAATCCAAGTCGGGATACAGTTGCCGGCCTAGGCCTTCTATATTCAGCAAGGTTTTTTGCAAAAGCACCAACTGCGGCTGCACTTCCATATCGAAGCGTCGCGCAGTTTGAAACAGACGGAGCAATAAGTGCCCATAGGAAATTTCTTTTAGTGGTTTCTCAAAAATGGGCTCACACAC encodes the following:
- a CDS encoding vWA domain-containing protein, translating into MKNIKHFSLSSFLLCVLIIPFAQSATFNKIKSKSLDVRVLVDVSERMKISDPDNHRVAALKLFIKLLPNNANAGIWMFDDTTTQIMKPGKSGISWKKQALKKLDEIHSSGKKLDLERALAVASLDWVAKDKNARRHIVLLTDGKITSGKTKKGNAASKARVLNYQVTRLKAAGVSVHTVAFSEDADIEFLDTIASDTLGWFDVAKTSAQLERALLRVNKRLVEKNSIPLVANKFTVDETVRQFTAVVFRKKGFGSTQLDDPDGMDFGSSSNRVGVSWHREKKYDIVTVTKPIEGEWRLIAPADPSNEIFITTNLQMAVEDMPKEIFAESGTRIRMLMTDKGRLLRNSNILDVIDATVEITNKRGDKDIIPMAQDMITNGYFFADVGKELKVGPYELIVRATGNTFERIEALSFHVKPKPKIDYVEINPVFDKVLADAGIVLPEEGVTEERILQCPDLSKIVVGGDGLPPPEEVMEEEGSSWMLIGGIVLLINLLLAAAVFFGLKFYKKKMAEEDALLVKKIAG
- a CDS encoding phosphoglycerate kinase; translation: MPVSNMKDINLSTKRVLIRQDLNVPIKDGKVTSDARIRASLPTIQQAHAAGAMVMLMSHIGRPTEGQYDEAFSLKPVAEHLSGLLNLPVRLEKDWIDGIEGEPGDIILCENVRFNVGEKKDDESLAKKMAALCDVFVMDAFGTAHRAQASTHGVAKFAATACAGPLLAAELEALGKALFEPAQPMLAIVGGAKVSTKLTVLDSMLDKVDQLIVGGGIANTFIAAQGYSVGKSLYEPDLLDEARALMLKAEKNGASIPVPVDVVCAKAFSEKAAATVKLVKDVEEDDLILDVGPQTAKQYADIVKAAGTIVWNGPLGVFEFDQFAEGTKTLAQAIADSDGFSIAGGGDTLAAVDKYNIADKVSYISTGGGAFLEFLEGKALPAVTVLATRNG
- the tkt gene encoding transketolase, with the protein product MSQLPPRQTLANAIRVLSMDAVQQANSGHPGAPMGMADIAEVLWNDFLSHNPANPHWVNRDRFVLSNGHGSMLLYSLLHLSGYDLDIEELRNFRQLHSKTPGHPEYGYAPGVETTTGPLGQGVTNAVGMALAEKVLAAQFNQPNFDVIDHYTYTFMGDGCLMEGISHEACSYAGTLGLGKLVAFWDDNGISIDGDVEGWFTDDTPARFESYGWHVVRGVDGHNADDIRQAIKQAKAETNKPTLICCKTVIGSGAPNKAGTHHVHGAPLGAEEIAETRKALGWTEPAFEIPKDIKDAWDANDKGEQAESKWEELLEAYVGAHPELADELLRRLSGELADDWEERSNAFVEAAQQAGETIASRKASLNTLNSFGPLLPEFLGGSADLTGSNLTEWSGCTDVDAGNANGNYLHYGVREFGMSAIQNGIALHGGFIPYGATFLTFSDYARNAVRMAALMKLKNIFVYTHDSIGLGEDGPTHQSIEHVSSLRLIPNLDVWRPCDAVESAVAWKCAVESENTPSALIFTRQNVQHQDRSSQQLTAISKGGYVLKDCDGEPQLILIATGSEVELATAAAETLTSDGIKVRVVSMPCTDIFDKQDAAYKESVLPSSVTARAAIEAGSTGLWYKYVGLNGAVIGMDCFGESAPAKDLFEHFGITASKLAAAAKALL
- a CDS encoding cold-shock protein, translated to MSKGTVKWFNADKGFGFITPEDGGKDLFVHHSEIQSGGGFATLNDGQEVEYEVGQGQKGPCANKVIPL
- a CDS encoding thioredoxin family protein, which gives rise to MTLLHTPVCDVGLLAPDFNLLGVDGKRWTRDECAGKKGLLVMFICNHCPYVKAIQQRLLEDVTVLQEQGIGVVAIMSNDPSDYPADSFESMQIIAKEKGYNFPYLIDTTQQVAKDYGAICTPDFFGYNSQSQLQYRGRLDEAGKDSNVGDVKRDLLEAMLLVAKTGKGPAEQIPSMGCSIKWI